ttcctcctgaacaactcccgtgagagaatttacttgagtcctcctcggcgcatgcctggatacatactcgATCCTTTTTCCATCCGGGGTAgtgagcaaaatcgacttactcgcgcaatcgatgtttcctccatacatcgatagccaatccattcctagtatcacatccaatccttgcgacttcaaaattatcaggtctgaggggaaaacatggcttccaatggtcaatggcatctgataACATCCTTGTCTTGCCATATATTCCGCTCCTGGCGAACTTACTAACATTGGTGTCCTAAGTAccttagtgggcaacttatacttatccacgaatccccttgatatgtatgaatgcgatgcaccagtatcgaaaagaacaattgtagtaaaagacttaaccaaaaacttaccgataactgcatcaggctgctcctcaacttcctccacgttcacgtggttcacttgtcccctattgaaagggtttggcttcttcccagcgcttccattgccatttaTGTTCTTCAATTCTGGACAATCGTTGGcgtagtgcccagtcttcccgcacgtgaaacaagtaacgtgactttgatccttcttggcgggtgtggctaggttagagcggttctgattgctgcctgctccattcccgtttccattcttggggccattgtggttatgggaacttcctccattgtgggtgtggcctccatggttatggacaagtcctcccgagttcggggtgaaacgaggcttctgctgagctccagaattgtactttccttgtccatacttcctcttgcggctctcaatctgctgctgcttcccttcgctttgtctaccaactcctggtagttgttgaatgttgccaccatcaaatgcatgctcatctcatcatttagcccttccataaacttctcctgcttcgcggcatctgtggccacatcatcaggggcataacgagatagcttactaaactcatctacgtactgagccacagtacgatttccctggcgtaagttgcgaaactcacgcttcttcatgctcatagctccaattgagacatgggctgtgcggaatgcttgttgaaattgatcccaagtgacattggctatgggaaaagtggctgtgtaattctctcaccatgaggctgctggtccatccaactgatgtgcggcaaaacgcactttCTCTGCATccgtgcaacctgcggtggtcaactcccttcctatcctgcgtagccagtcatccgcaactattggctcggtgctactggaaaacaccggcggctgtaaCCTCAGAAACCGGgataagttgtcaactggaggagggttgttattgttgttgttgttgttgttgttgccttggttctggactaatatctgcatcaaggcattctgctgctggatcaactgcgtgatctccggtgggaagacaaatccggtgtcacgtctcggaggcatctgatgggtttagagggaagagagTAGAATAGAAATtaggtctagtgagaaaacactacccatatgcacatgagacaaacacaatcatatcactcaatcaatcaagcaagggcatacaatcgatctaactatcgttacagtgctcggactatactatttacatgggggaaatactactgatcatatggtggtctactagaaatattgatcggtggaagactccatgatgtccgctccagcttcgtcttcataatcatcatcactatcgtcaaggtcggagtcggtgtcgtcgatgatgatgtagtcttcggaACGAATCTCCTTGGGtccgtcgtcttctcctcctggtgcgggatctcccatgaatactcctagcttctttgtcaggtcgaCATTCTTCTCCACCAGTATGATGATTTCCTCTTCATAATCGTCGCATGTAgccttgagttcctcttcaagctcagtgatccttgtcatcgccttctttaaatctatcatgcctgcgcacatctggttctcctggcgtcgaatgtgttggtttagctcctggatgaatgctgcaatggacctgtccttcctggtgctgactatcgcccattgctcatctcggcgcccacatatctagtagatagtatccttgagatccttgtggtaaacttcgccgatgcgtcccatggcgatgtgggctgccatgctctttcctagactccaggtgggtgcatcaaaggaaaactctatgggctctgtgactggcgtgaatgtccttcctggaacttgaacttgaatcatccagcgctcctcttctggtaatgtggcgttgtaggtcccggtgaagcttggtattccaatgttcaggtatctaatgacttccttcaagtgtcgtccaaagggggtgtcttcatccggttgtgcaaacttgttcctcgaatccgccatcctaaagagtacaaaatggagaggagtcagaaacgagtagagaagagtgacctatggcttttcttagtggccgtgtcctacattcaacgtgtgctctgataccatcttgtagcgacccgacctcagacggtcaagtctctatgcttcagtgccatccctggatcggtaatgctgacacacacaatactcgaaggatttataacagagtagcaatcacacacttattatatcaaatgtctccaaagagaacttattacaataaatatggcttaaggccatctaacacgataacagcggaagacttggaagataaagtgagtccatcaactccaacggcatagctgagtgcatgacaacgacctatcgcacctttactcgtctgaaaagtccgcaacataatacgttgcagcccgaaaacgggtcagcacatggaatatgctggcaatataacacagtagagcaatgaacagacaAATGCTATCACTAtgtgcatatatggctggtggaggctctctggttatatgattttgcgaaaagccaatttttccctacaacaaaggaataaattttatttaactatcatggtagttgaaacatcattgagaaggtacctccaactcaatcccaattaaaaggaattatcaacccaacaatttaaattagagtgatgagatacagtaggataatccaagtactagatactcaagatgtccataaccggggacacggctaaccatgattagtttgtacactctgcagaggtttgcgcacttttccctaCAAGACTCGAttgcctccgttggatttctcgcactacatggtgtttgagaaacggatgaccgagacacagtctttcagaagcattaactctttactccgggtggacagttacacctacttccctctacatctgctagcccaccactgaaagaggtcacacaacatactcaactatgccagagcccataatggcttgtggctgcacacggtagtttctagcatgaaatatctcacgatccctttgagcctgggtggcggaccgtaggaggatcacgcggtatatccccgggatctcctaggacaacactggattccccaggtgcccaaacaagcaatccacccagatgtgtattaaagttgccaccttaagttgaaccattaattaaccactcacatctgtcatggatacactcaaacccaatccacgtctacgagcatagcatagcaatataagcatacgtagaagtaactcccagggtttgataataaaacaggtaataggttctacctcatcaactacttcccaaacccacatgttaagagatcctactcatgcaatgtttgaggattgtaactaatgcataaaaactgggtatgaaaagagtatgatcaatgtgttacttgccttgctgacgatccgcaaaacctagggactcgtagtagcacgcttcgcactccgggaattctatcgcaaacaaacaataactcacataagcaatcaagcaaagatgcacgggtaaaactcaaataagaaaaTCTAACCAGAAacttcaacttaagaactccggtttgcaaaaagaatcaattcaaacggagcaacgaaactcaaactgcgcaAGCAACAacatccgattactaatctggactaaagtcaaattttacagtaccaaaatcttgttcaagttggttaaacagaaagagggtttcgagacgaagatctaggcgcttgaatcgcctgattccgataaacgagcgaaaagataaactaaaacgaaaatcggggaaatctcgatcagaaataatcgcgaaaaaccctgaaaaaagaaaaactgacgaacaggctaacgaacgaacgttcgctgtctgtgactaacgggtgaacggcgttcgtttaaacgaacgaacggacgaacgtccgctaaataaataaaccgacagAAGAACCGATCTAACGAATtaaaccaaaaagaaaaaaaataaaaaaataaaaccgGGGTTAACCGAAGAAACCGACcggtcaacggcggcggctcggcggggttccggcggcgcggcggggcggcgatgggcggcgcggcggctcggcggcggcgggctggcGGGGCAGgggggcggcttataaaggggggcctgaggagtccgagccggatacggCCCGTAGGTCGGttcacttttttttaaataattccgcgcagaaaaacaaagaaaagaaatactaaacagactcaaaaaatcttgaaataaattttccccgtcctttAAAAATATgtcggacaaggtgaacatttatttgggcctaaaatgaaattttgaaaaacgcgtattttttcctaattcaaataaaattgcaataaaatccgaataaaatcaaatatttgattttaatatttttcctccaatatttcatttattttggagaagtcatattatctcctctcatatatatattttgatatgaaatattttcgaagagaaaataaattaaaaccaaagtgatccttgtttcaatatttgataaaaaaattcaaatatgaaaatcgtgaaatccccaactctccccgagggtccttgagttgcttagaatttcgaggatcgcaaacgaaaatgcaataaaatatgatatgcatgaatgacctatgtataacattccaaattgaaaatttgggatgttacacgcaTGCTTGCATATGGAATTCCAGGCGATCTGGTGGATGAGTATGTGTGTATGAGTGAGACAACATGTCTGATGTCGATGTACAAGTTCTGCCAGGCTGTGATCGAGGTGTTTGGCCCGGAGTACTTGAGGCAGCCAACTGCCGCGGATATAGAGAGATTGTTGGCGACCAACGCAGCTAGAGGCTTTCCAGgcatgcttggcagcatagattgtatgcactgggagtggaagaactgtccatttgcttggcagggccaGTGCAAGGGGGGCATGTCAAAGCATGCACTATCATATTAGAAGCGGTGACTTCGCAGGATCTTTGGATATGGCATTCTTTCTTTGGTATGGCAGGttctcacaatgatatcaacATGTTGCAGAGTTCTCCAGTCTTCACAAGGCTTGCAGAAGGCCACTCCCCACCTGTCAACTTTGAGATCAACGGCCACCAGTACAACAAGGGATACTATCTAGCTGATGGTATATATCCTCAGTGGTCAACTTTTGTGAAGACAATCTCAAACTCCCAAGGTGAGAAGAGAAAGAGATTTGCCCAAATACAAGAGAGTGCTAAAAAGGATGTGGAACGTGCTTTAGGTGTGCTTCAACCCCGGTGGGGTATCGTTCGAAACCCTGCACTGTCATGGGATGAAAGGAAGCTTTGGGAGGTGATGACttcttgtgtgatcatgcacaacatgatcgtcgaGGACGAGCGTGATGAGAGTATCTTCGACCAAGGATTTGATTATCAAGGTGAAAATGTTGAGCCCCTGCACCAAGAACCGGCCACATTTGAACAGTTTGCCCAATTCCATCGTGAGCTGCGTGATTGGCACACTCATTTGGATCTTCAAAATGACTTGGTTGAGCACGTGTGGGATCACAtcggcaaccaatagatgtattggTTCATTTTATGTTCATTCAAGACAATTTCGATTTGGttataaaactattttattagagACAATTTCGGTTGGGTTGTAAAACTATTTTTATTTTCAGACAATTAATATTTGGACGTGCAAACTAGTTTTGATATGAAAATATGGGCAATTTTGGCCCTGGCGGACAGGATGGGGCAAACGGCCGCGGCCGCGCACTGGGCGCATGACCACCGCATCCCAGGAcaggcccggacacgaccccatcgCCCTACCCAAAGGGACAAAATCCGGCCAAAccggacgtccgtttggggtcgcgcggtggagttggcctaagaTATATTTTATCTGTATGTGGCCGGTGAACCTGCAGGTGTTATATTAATTATTTAATATTTTATATGTCTGCATTTGTTTTTTCTTATTGTTTATTAAGTAGTACAATTTTATATTTTATATGCCTgcatttgttttatttttttggttgttttattaagtattttatattttatatgcATGTGGCCTATGTGCGACAATCAGTTGCATCTGTGGTTTTTTTTCGGATGGCTGACTACGGGTTTTGCAACAGCTGAGTGGGGTGgggttggggtgggggtgggggtgggggttgCGCAACAGTTCAAGGACTGCGGATAGACCGCTGGGTGGGGGGTGTTGAGTATCAGCAACATTGCAACGGTCGTTTAGAGCGTGACCAGCTCGACAAACACATCTACATGGCTGCCAGCGGACGCGCTGTGATTGGCCATTAACCTTCTCGCCAGAGGCATGCCAAGTTTGAGACCGTGGCGCAACACTTTGAAAATTCTTGCACTAAAGCCCACCATGCGCTCCAAGTTTCTAACCTGCGTGCAATATAACTCGTCGAATAACTGGTGAATGACTGCCCTGCACTCAGGGAGCATGCAATGCGACACTATGGAACAACCCTCGATGCCGACAGCCCGtgagggggccacaccccggagccgcgtcctgcctcttcagacatgccaccacaccttaaggcatgtatgagggcccggtgcgacgctccggtggcattgctaccccccagggcccccgtcccgcctaaccctggagcggttgaccacgagatctaacCCTTTGATTTTTctcggacgggctttgaccagtggaccacTCCACCCGGTTGTGATCGGTCAGCCCATAGAAACACTTGGGAGCAAtgtccgggccaaacccacagcaagatTCCCTCCGTGAGACCCGACGCGGTcgtttcccccctccaagtgCCGGCAGCGGCGCCATCcatgaggggggccacaccccggagccGTGTGTTGCCTCTTCAGACATGCAACCACACTTTAAGgaatgtatgagggcccggtgcgacgctccggtggcatttcTACCCCCaagcccccgtcccgcctaaccctggagcggttgaccacgagatctaacTCTTTGACTTTCCCCGGACGGgttttgaccagtggacctctcgaCCGGTTGTGActggtcagcccataggaacacttggGAGCAACGTCCGGGCCAAACCCagagcaagatcccctccgtatTGACCCGACGCGgtcgtttcccccctccaggtgcctgtagcggcgccgtccgtgaggggggcacaccccggacgTGAGAGGGGGTCACACTCCGGAGACGCGTCCCGGgtgtttgcaaccgccacaacacttccgtCGGCATAGTTGTTTTTTATTTTAATAAAGTATAAGGACCTATATTCAAAAGAACATGAGGTCACATTATTAACATACTCGAAAAAATACAAACTACATATTCATAATCTATGGAAAATTCTTCACCAAATCGATAAATAATGTATGCATGTTTATATTTACATATGCTACATTTACGTTAATCAAATAATAACACATaaagaaatttaaaaatatatACAAAAAGTAAAAAATATATATACGGCATAGCTGCGACCGGGGTAACTGAGGTCCGTGCCTCGGATCGATGACATGGCAGGTGCAGCGGATCGATGACGTGGACGCAAGCTATGTCGGCGGCCACCGTTCCTGCTGTCGGTATAGAGCTGACAGCGTGAACCGCCTGTCACACGCCGGGTCCCCGGGCCcacatctatgccgacggctgccGTAGGCGTACACAGAGCTATGCCAACGGCTTCTCTGTGCCGACGACGCCCGTCGGCATACCTGGAGATAGCCAGACGGCTTGGATACGCCGACTGTCTGGCCTTGGTTGTCGACATAGCTCGGTATaggccgacgggggccgtcggcattgTTTAGGCCGTCAGGGTAGAGCCCTGTTCCGGTAGTGCAGAGTGACTCAACGCATGCGTACGTGACGCTGCTGCTATGATGGCGTGGCGCAGGGAGGGAGCGGTGCACACCTGCCGGGCCGCGGGCGCCCGCGCGCGGGAGTATGCATGGTGCCGCGCGTCCGCCGGGCGTCGTGTGGGCGCGGCACGCGGGGCGGACATACGCGCGCGACAGGTTCGATCGATCGGTCAGCATGGAGCGCAGCTGCATGCGCGTTGCGTGGGCAGTTCGCCGGGTCGAAGAACCTGGGCAATGTGTACGGGGAATGTAAGGCTCAGAAGGCTTTGATCACATTCCCACCGCAGATTCAATAGGTTCAGACCATCAGATGACTCGTGAAATGAATCATCTACGGCGGTGGCTCTAGAACGGACCTACGATTTTTTGTCGAAAAGGACCACCTGCTCAACGGAATTGCCAGAAAAGACCCCCTCCGGATAAAATTGACAAAAAAGACCCCCTCAGCCGTGGCGGCAGGGGCGCCAGCCGACACGTGGCACCTGCCGCCATGtgtggaggcggccagccctgCCGCCACGGCGCCAGGCGGCAGGCGCCGCGTAACATATTTTTTGGCTGAGCGAGAGCTGGAACGGAACGGGACACAGGAGGTGGCCCCGCCGCCACTGCCTGAGGCGGCAGCTTGGGCCACGTGTTGCTGCCGCCACGCCCGCTGGCGGCAGGTGCTGCTGCTGCGCGCCCGACGGGACACCACCAACTGGTGATTTCGGTGGCTTTCGGCAGTTGCATGTCACCTGCGTTGACACATGCATTGGTTTTGCAATGAGCTACTCTACGACGTATGTGTCCCATGTATTGCTAGAAATTTATGAAAGAAAGAATATATTCAATATTAGACTCTATTTGTAGAGCTCATCGTGGAGAATACAGTGGTGCAAATAGATTGAAGTTTTATACTTT
This genomic window from Aegilops tauschii subsp. strangulata cultivar AL8/78 chromosome 4, Aet v6.0, whole genome shotgun sequence contains:
- the LOC109747458 gene encoding uncharacterized protein, which produces MYKFCQAVIEVFGPEYLRQPTAADIERLLATNAARGFPGMLGSIDCSHNDINMLQSSPVFTRLAEGHSPPVNFEINGHQYNKGYYLADGIYPQWSTFVKTISNSQGEKRKRFAQIQESAKKDVERALGVLQPRWGIVRNPALSWDERKLWEVMTSCVIMHNMIVEDERDESIFDQGFDYQGENVEPLHQEPATFEQFAQFHRELRDWHTHLDLQNDLVEHVWDHIGNQ